Proteins from a single region of Artemia franciscana chromosome 2, ASM3288406v1, whole genome shotgun sequence:
- the LOC136035159 gene encoding uncharacterized protein LOC136035159, translated as MTRTTNRLPFGLQFGDRILTDADFAHDLALVADSIDQLTDTLEVLKEEAAKVGLKINWLKTKIMAIEPPGPVSHPDTITVCGTLVEVVKNFTYLGSVLSNDGSVDEEVCSRISKASSIVGRLNSLWRMPHISRRTKMRIYNASVSSVLLYAAETWPLKSTILKMIDVCQTKQLRRIEGFRWDDFVSNARLLTLTSQVPFSVQIAQRSLRWFGHLLRMPTSTPARIVYDFDPKAHGWSRPRGRPRTRWKDSLDNFLVMANIAVDEAPHLAADRSAWRSQVAKLSTPHPMRQEP; from the coding sequence ATGACAAGAACTACAAATCGCCTGCCCTTTGGTCTGCAGTTTGGAGATCGCATTCTGACGGATGCGGACTTCGCACACGATCTTGCTCTCGTTGCCGACTCAATCGACCAGCTGACCGACACTCTGGAAGTCCTGAAGGAAGAGGCAGCAAAAGTGGGGCTGAAAATCAACTGGCTCAAAACTAAGATTATGGCAATTGAACCCCCAGGTCCAGTCTCGCACCCTGATACCATAACTGTCTGCGGAACACTTGTTGAAGTCGTTAAAAACTTCACCTACCTCGGCTCTGTGCTGTCCAATGATGGCTCCGTAGACGAAGAGGTATGCAGCCGAATATCGAAAGCCTCTTCCATCGTCGGTAGACTCAACAGTCTATGGAGAATGCCGCACATCTCAAGGCGTACGAAAATGCGAATCTATAACGCATCCGTGAGCTCCGTCCTGCTCTACGCGGCGGAAACCTGGCCCCTCAAATCAACCATCCTTAAAATGATAGACGTCTGTCAGACGAAACAGCTTCGCCGGATCGAGGGATTCCGGTGGGATGATTTTGTAAGCAACGCAAGGTTGCTTACTCTCACCTCCCAGGTGCCATTCTCCGTCCAGATAGCGCAGAGGTCTCTCAGATGGTTCGGACACCTCCTACGAATGCCGACATCAACGCCAGCCCGAATAGTGTACGACTTCGACCCAAAAGCCCATGGCTGGTCTCGCCCGAGGGGCAGACCTCGGACAAGGTGGAAAGACAGCCTCGACAACTTCTTGGTGATGGCCAACATTGCTGTCGACGAGGCGCCTCATTTAGCAGCAGACCGGTCCGCCTGGAGAAGTCAAGTTGCGAAGCTCTCTACGCCGCACCCCATGCGGCAGGAGCCTTAA